One stretch of Juglans microcarpa x Juglans regia isolate MS1-56 chromosome 3D, Jm3101_v1.0, whole genome shotgun sequence DNA includes these proteins:
- the LOC121254425 gene encoding probable isoprenylcysteine alpha-carbonyl methylesterase ICMEL2, giving the protein MGSPILPITNKLPSHSLLEQPSPSAMPASAFTSTMLLRGGEDDPTSSLLFKSSFEDDRAISQKPILPRALSYSAPTTATATTTATTSSSNCFYQQRRRRTASVNSLCPLSRGDNGRQSFGRDVGHAAAETFLLTRLSLKLLRYLGVGYRWITRFLALGCYSLLLFPGFLQVGYYYFFSSQVRRSIVYGDQPRNRLDLYLPKNSDGPKPVIAFVTGGAWIIGYKAWGCLLGQQLSERDIIVACIDYRNFPQGTMSDMVTDASQGISFVCKNIAEYGGDPDRIYLMGQSAGAHIAACTILEQAIKEGGEGESTSWSVSQIKAYLGLSGGYNLFNLVDYFHNRGLYRSIFLSIMEGEQSLRRFSPEVVVQDPNNRNAVSLLPPIILFHGTADYSIPSDASKNFAETLQGVGVKAESILYEGKTHTDLFLQDPMRGGTDKMFEDLLAIIHAGDADALAKDAVAPPRRRLVPEFMLQLARRVSPF; this is encoded by the exons atgggaTCTCCGATCTTACCCATAACCAACAAGCTGCCTTCGCATTCCTTGTTGGAACAACCAAGCCCTTCAGCCATGCCTGCTTCTGCTTTCACTTCCACGATGTTACTCAGGGGAGGAGAGGATGACCCAACGAGCAGTCTTCTTTTTAAATCGTCGTTTGAAGATGACAGAGCCATTTCCCAAAAGCCCATCCTCCCTAGGGCCTTAAGCTACTCGGCTCCCaccaccgccaccgccaccaccaccgCCACTACCAGTAGCTCTAACTGCTTCTACCAGCAGCGGCGGCGGCGGACCGCCAGCGTAAACTCGCTCTGTCCACTCTCCAGAGGCGACAATGGCCGCCAGTCCTTTGGCCGCGATGTCGGGCACGCCGCGGCCGAGACGTTCTTGCTGACCCGGTTGAGTTTGAAGCTCTTGAGATATCTTGG gGTAGGTTACAGATGGATTACAAGATTTCTTGCCCTTGGTTGTTACTCCTTACTACTTTTCCCAGGTTTTCTTCAAG TTGGATATTACTATTTCTTCTCCAGTCAAGTTCGCAGAAGCATAGTTTATGGTGATCAGCCAAGAAATAG GCTGGATCTGTATCTACCCAAAAATAGTGATGGGCCAAAGCCAGTCATTGCGTTTGTAACTGGTGGAGCCTGGATTATTGG TTACAAAGCATGGGGTTGCCTTTTAGGACAACAGTTATCAGAAAGAGACATCATAGTGGCATGCATAGATTACAG GAATTTCCCCCAAGGGACCATGAGTGATATGGTAACGGATGCATCTCAAGGTATCTCATTTGTGTGCAAAAATATTGCTGAATATGGAGGGGATCCTGATAG GATTTATCTGATGGGACAGTCAGCTGGTGCACATATTGCTGCTTGCACAATCTTGGAGCAGGCAATTAAAGAAGGTGGTGAGGGAGAAAGCACCTCTTGGAGTGTCTCCCAGATAAAGGCTTATTTGGGTTTATCTGGAGG GTACAATTTGTTTAATCTTGTAGATTACTTCCATAATCGAGGTCTGTACCGTTCCATTTTTTTAAG TATAATGGAAGGGGAACAATCCCTGCGACGATTCTCCCCTGAAGTAGTGGTGCAGGATCCGAACAATAGAAATGCTGTTTCCCTCTTACcacctattattttatttcatggtACTGCAGATTACTCCATACCTTCAGATGCCAG TAAGAATTTTGCTGAAACTCTTCAAGGAGTTGGGGTAAAAGCAGAGTCAATTTTGTATGAAGGAAAGACTCACACAGATTTGTTTCTTCAG GATCCCATGAGAGGTGGTACAGATAAGATGTTTGAAGATTTATTGGCCATCATTCATGCTGGTGATGCGGATGCCCTCGCGAAAGATGCGGTGGCTCCTCCTCGAAGGCGCCTTGTACCTGAATTTATGTTGCAGTTGGCTCGCAGGGTCAGCCCATTCTAA